The window GCGTCCGCTGCATGCGTAGAGGTAGCCATCGTGAAGAATCGGCGTCGACATATGCGAACGCAAAGATTGTGATCGCCGTCGACCCACGGGATCTTTCCAAACGGTTGCGAACGTCGCTTGGTTGTCGTTCACGCTGATGTCATAAACAGCTGAACCTGCGTCGTAGCAATCGCTGATCAAGACACGATTGCCATCAACGATCGGAACCATCGCGTTGACGCTCTCCAGGATGTCTGCTCGATGATAGACCTTCCCGAGCGATTTTCCGTCGGTCGGATCCAACACCCACAAATGATCGCGAGCGAACATAAGCAAGTATTCTTTGCCCCCGATCTGGATTGATCGCGGGCTGCTGTAACTAGCCAAGTCATCGCCGCCGGTCCAAATGATTTCGCCGGTAGATCGATCCAGCGACACCATGAGTGTGCCTTCGGGAACAACTCGATCGAGTCGTCCGGGAGCGAGCGATTGTTGCTCGTGAGGACTGCCACCAACCATCACGATGACTTGGTCGTCAATGATCAACGGTGCGGACCCGACGCCGAAGAAGTTCTGAACGACGTCGAACTTCTTGTTCAATGAAGCCGTCCAAAGTTGATCGCCTGAGTCGCAACTCCATGCGGTCAATTGACCGGCAACGCCGTAGGTAAAAATTTGGGCGTCCCCGGAATCATCATTCAATTCGGCGATGGTCGGACTGCATCGTGGCCCGGTTTCGTACCCGTACATGTCTCGGTAGTCGAGCGGATACGAACGAGTCCATTTGACCGCTCCAGTGATCAGGTCGATCTTGCGAAGTCGTTCGGAATCGTTGGTTGCGTCGAAGTGAAAATAGCTTTCGCCGCGAACCACACCGATGCCGTAGCCGTCTCCCACATCCAGAGCCCAATGGAATTTGGGTTCGCTCTTCCAATCCAACGATGCGATGGAGTCGGGAGCCGATTTTGCCAACTTCGCACTGCCGCTGAAATCGTCGTTCAGAAAACGTGGCCAGTCGGGTTGAGTCAGCGGCGACTGGGCTCGTCCGGTCGAGACCACGACGAATGACAAGACGATTGCACCGACGAGACAGAACCACGTCGTTTGCGATCGATCACAGTTCGGCAAAAACGGAATCGCGATGGAGCTGATTTGATGTGGGTGTCGCGGCATCATGCAGCGGGCTCTTGGAGCGGTCATCGACGGTGGTGGGTTGGAAGCGGTGATTGGATGAGAAATCGAAAATCGAAATCGGATGATCCGGTGGGAGCGGAGCCGCCAATGGTGGCTACCGCTGAGAATGCATTGTAGAACCTGAGGCTATGGCTGATTTACCAGTAACAAGTCGTTTTGTCATTTCAGAAGCGGACCTCAATTGGTCGGCGTCGCGAAGTGGCGGTCCGGGCGGACAAAACGTCAACAAAGTCAATTCCAAGGTGACATTGCGCTGGAAGCCGCAGCCGCAGACCGGGTTTGACGAATTTTGGTGCAAACGTTTCGTCACCCAATTCGGAACTCGCATCAACAAAGAAGGCGAAATGGTCCTGCATAGCGAGGCGACTCGGGACCAATCTCGAAATCTTGCCGACGCTCGCGAACGGTTGGTCTCGATGTTGCTGGGATGTCGTTTGCCCCCCAAAAAGCGAAATGCGACACGGCCGACGCTGGGCAGTAAGCGGCGACGGTTGGAAGGAAAGCGACAGCAATCTGAGAAGAAACGGCTGCGTGGAAAACCTCGTGTCGACGATTGAAGGTTCTCGTTTGGCGGGCCCTTGTTATACTGACAGGGCGCGAATCGGATGAAATGATTTTCGCCAACAATCTCCTCCACTTCGAATCTTTTTAGCGTCCCTGCTCAATGAAGCGTGCTCGGCATCTTGACGATCTTCTTCGCAATTGGGAATTCGACCCCAGTTCGCTCAACGTCCGCCTAATCAAAGGCAAAGATGATCGAGACGTCATCCAGATGCGAGTCGACATGGGCGTTCTCCAGTTGGAGACGACCGGTCGCCCCGATGGCGAATTGATCGAAGCCAGCGAAACGTATTTGCAGCACTTGCAAATGACTCGGTTGGAAAACGCGGATGCGGAATTGACCGAAAAAGACTGCAACGAAATCGACCGCGAATTCATGCAGTTTTACCACCGCCGGATTTGCTGGTTGCGTCTGCAGTTCTATCACCGTGCGGTGATGGACGCCGAT of the Rhodopirellula baltica SH 1 genome contains:
- a CDS encoding outer membrane protein assembly factor BamB family protein, translated to MMPRHPHQISSIAIPFLPNCDRSQTTWFCLVGAIVLSFVVVSTGRAQSPLTQPDWPRFLNDDFSGSAKLAKSAPDSIASLDWKSEPKFHWALDVGDGYGIGVVRGESYFHFDATNDSERLRKIDLITGAVKWTRSYPLDYRDMYGYETGPRCSPTIAELNDDSGDAQIFTYGVAGQLTAWSCDSGDQLWTASLNKKFDVVQNFFGVGSAPLIIDDQVIVMVGGSPHEQQSLAPGRLDRVVPEGTLMVSLDRSTGEIIWTGGDDLASYSSPRSIQIGGKEYLLMFARDHLWVLDPTDGKSLGKVYHRADILESVNAMVPIVDGNRVLISDCYDAGSAVYDISVNDNQATFATVWKDPVGRRRSQSLRSHMSTPILHDGYLYACSGRNAPDSDFRCIDFAAGEVNWTALDRRRSTATRLGDVLLVLKETGSLHIVRATPDRFDELAVWNLDENTPNRPALQFPCWSAPVVVGDRMLIRGDQTVLCLALSEHNPS
- the arfB gene encoding alternative ribosome rescue aminoacyl-tRNA hydrolase ArfB is translated as MADLPVTSRFVISEADLNWSASRSGGPGGQNVNKVNSKVTLRWKPQPQTGFDEFWCKRFVTQFGTRINKEGEMVLHSEATRDQSRNLADARERLVSMLLGCRLPPKKRNATRPTLGSKRRRLEGKRQQSEKKRLRGKPRVDD